Below is a window of Rhodamnia argentea isolate NSW1041297 chromosome 11, ASM2092103v1, whole genome shotgun sequence DNA.
ATTTGCACGACCCGGATGTTCGAATTCCGCCCATTTGACCTGCAAAATGCCTaaatttctcaaattgaactctAAAATTAAATTCTACATAATGGATTCCATCTAGAAATAGCAAGATTGCATCAAATTGGCTCCGTTTTATGTAAAACCCCCAATTTTAAAGTTTAACCCGAATATGGAAATTGATCAATTGAGGCCCTTAAGGGAAAAATTGAACCAGCCCGACCATACCAATGGtcttaaaatgattaaaaaaaaatgagttgggGGTTCAAATTTGAATGAAAATAGCCCGAGGGCGATTGATTGCACTTTGAATGGAAATAGagggaccaaattgaaaatattttgtgatttttcaaaattgctcaATCTGTGAAATAATTGGTTCAAAGTGCAAGTAAATACATTAGAAACAAATTTCATAACTGGAACAAAGTGAAAAGAACAATAACAACGACTCAACTTGAGATTTTTGCTCTTTTAGGGAcctaaatgcaaaattttaaaaactgaGGTTCCCGATTGGGTTTTTGGGATTTAAAGTGATCAAAATGTAATTGGAATTGAAAGAAAGCTAacgtctattttttttcttacttttgtgGTCGcaaacattatttttcttttttttggggtaattttctaataaaagaaatgccataaattttgagaaaattcagaaaagtaCATATCTTCTCTGTTCAAATTTGGTTTCTAAGACTGGGCTAAGactttcaaaattgattttttcaaattttataatttttagtttatcttttttgcgtatttttctaaaaagaaaagagattaaAATCATGTATCAAAAGTAGTTTTATTCGAAAAATGATGTAGGTGCAAAAATTTTGTGTCACATCACAGCGCCTACAATAAACACAGCAAACCCAGAAAGATTGAAAGCTGATGGAAGTGATGAGAGAGGGTCGTGCATTTACCCTTGAGGTCCTCATTGGCCTACTTGATAGAGAAGCTAGCTACTTTCTTGCTTCGTGTGCACGAGCCCAGACGTTTCTTCCGAACGGTGAGGGATgggattgaaaaaaaagaagaaattgcaaGGACCGCTGTCAAACATTCAACAAAAGTTGGGGCCGTTCGcgtgattaccaaaaaaagagaagaaaggaaaggggAGTCCATCCCTTTCATGTGGCGGTCGACTTCACACGGGGGCGCCTCACGCGCATCAAAAACGACTGTGGTCTTCACCTTCATTAAtgctctcctcctcttccccttCATTtctcgcgctctctctctctctccttcgccTTCTGCTCCAGGAAgaacgagaagaagaagaagaagaggaggaggagaagagcgaGAATCTGCTGCAGGTTCGACACGAAAATGGTGGAATTCGGAGACGAGCTCGTGCTCGAGAGCTTGAGGATACCGTGGCTGATATGGATCCAGCTCCTCGTcatgttcctcctcctcctcctcctctactCCTTCACCTCCTCCTTCCCCTCCTCCgccgactcctcctcctcctccgccgccgccgccgccgctccctcctcctcctcgtctccTTCCTCGTCGTCGCCTCCTCTCGATTCGCGCGGATCTCACTCCCACAAGCCATTCCTCGTTCCCAGCGCCCACCAGGTACGGCCAACTCTTCCTCTGCTTCGCTCGCTGTTCCGATGTTTCGAACCGCGCGTTGGAGCTTGTAGTTTTTAATGCTTCACTTGTGGATTCGTCTGAGTCAATTAGAGATTCCATACGGAGTGATTGAGCGTGCACGATTGAGAGTCTCCAATTAGGGACCGATTCGGCGATGATAGAACTGGTTTTCTGCTCGCGCGAATCCATGCTCGTCTCGTTGAATTGTGACGATTCGAACGATTAGGAAACGGACACGGtcgagacttttcaaaattgttcgTTTTCTACTTCTTCGGCCAGTTCACAGTCGCTGAAAGCAACGACTTGAAGGCCACCTTCTAGAACTTCTTCTGCATCAtcctccgaaaaaaaaaaaaaaggaacaacgAATTCAACCTaaggtgaaaagaaaaacagaattgGAAATCAGTTTGATACTTCTGTCTCGCAATCATTCTCCCAGTAAATTCCAATAGGAGTTCGTCGTCGGTGCATTGATCACATTGCTTGACCCGACGAAGCTTCGTCGTAAGGCGATCAGAATCCCGACTTTGCTTGTGGAAATGCCCTTGGAATGAAAATGATTCTCATGGGGCCATCCAAGCTTGTGCTCGCCCACT
It encodes the following:
- the LOC115744044 gene encoding uncharacterized protein LOC115744044, which produces MVEFGDELVLESLRIPWLIWIQLLVMFLLLLLLYSFTSSFPSSADSSSSSAAAAAAPSSSSSPSSSSPPLDSRGSHSHKPFLVPSAHQVRESQSVKGFIATSTSRRVDGEEDMMEGENSSHSYMDHHPCSLVRLARIAFLKCLGLDFTSENSSFKRHRR